Genomic segment of Streptomyces alboniger:
AGGACGTGCCGTCCCCCCTGCCGGACCCCCGGGGGCTGTTCCCCGAGGTCCGCAGGACCGAGGTCCGGACGACCATCTCGGCCGCCGACGGCTACGCGCAGAACTGGCTGCCCATGCCCTTCCCCGCCAGCCAGGTCGAGATCGACGGCCGCTGGCGGTACGAGCCGGTGGGCCGCGCGCTCGTCGGTGACCGGGGGCAGACCACGCGCGGCGCCGAGTACCAGGTCAGGAGCCTGGTCGTGGAGCCCACGGCCGAGCAGCTGGCGAACGCGTCCTCGCCCCCCTCGGACCTGCGGCGCGAGTTCACGAAGGTGCCGGACTCCCTGCCGGGAATGGTCGCGGACACCGCGCGCCAGGTCACCAAGGGCGCCTCGAACCCGTACGAGCAGGCGGTCAAGCTCCAGGACTACTTCGCCTCGGACGGCGGCTTCACGTACAACACGCAGGTGCGGGCGGGCAGTGGTCCTGCCGCGATCGAGAAGTTCCTGAAGCAGAAGGAGGGCTTCTGCGTCCACTTCTCCTTCGCGATGGCCTCCATGGCGCGCACGCTGGGCATACCGGCGCGTGTCGCGGTGGGCTTCACGCCGGGCTCCGCGCGGGCCGACGGCTCCATGTCGGTCGGGCTGCGCGACGCCCACGCCTGGCCCGAGCTGTACTTCGAGGGGGTGGGCTGGACCCGTTTCGAACCGACCCCGAGCCGCGGTTCGGTGCCCGAGTACACCCGCTCGGACGTCCCCTCCGATGACGCGAGCGACCCGGACAGCCCCGCGCCGTCCCGCGCGGCGGAGCCGTCCACGGCGCCCTCGGCGTCCGACAGCTGCCCGCCCGACATGAGGAAGCAGGGCGGCTGCGAGAGCGCCGCCCCGCAGATCGCGGCCGGTTCGGGCGGCGACGGACCGCCCGTCGGGACGATCGTCCTGGTGGCCCTGGCGGCGCTGCTCGTCATCACGGTTCCGCTGCTGCCCCTGCTGTGGCGGACCCGCGTCCGGACGGCGCGACTGGGTTCCGGCGGCCGTACGCCCTCGGACACCGCCGCGCGGACCCTCGCGGCCTGGCGGGAGGTGACGGATACGGCCTGGGACCACGGCATTGAGCCGGACGAGTCACAGACGCCCCGGAAGGCCGCCGCGCGGATCGTCCGCATCGGGCAGCTGCCCGCGGGGCCCGCTGAGGCGGTCCACCGGGTGGCGACCTCGGTGGAACAGGTGCTCTACGCTCCGGACCCGCGGCTTCCCGTGGCGGGGCTCTCCGATGACGTACGGCGCGTACGGGAGGGGCTGCACGCCTCGTCGACCCGTTCCGCCCGGCTGCGGGCGGCACTCGCGCCGCGTTCGGCCGCACGGGTGGTGTGGGCGGTCTCGGACCGCTGGACGGCGTTCAGCGCACGCTGGAGCGAGCGGGTCGCGAAGCGGTGGACGGCACTGACGCGGAGGCTGCCGCGAAGGGCTTCGCAGCAGGAGGGATGAGGTGCGGGGGTCCCCCTGTGGGCCCCCGCCGCCGAGACACACGTGAGGGGTGACCGCCGAGCCGGCGGTCACCCCTCACACACGCTCACATCTGTTGGGTCAGCCTTGCGGGGCCGAACTCACTGACCACCCTGCTGTTCGTCGCGGCGGCGCTGCCACCGCTGCTCGATGCGGTCCATGACGGAACGGCGCTGTCGCGTCTGCCGACGGGCCTGGGGCCCGCCCTGCGCCGCGGCCGCGCCCGAGGGCTGTTCACCCGGCTTCGGCGCCTTGCGCCAACCGGTGACGGCGAGCACCGCGCAGCCCAGCATGACGAGGAATCCCACCACGCTGATCCAGATCTGCTGGGCGACCATTCCGGCCATGAGAAGGGCGATACCCACCAGGAAGCCGACGACCGCTTGGTAGACCCGCTTCCGGGTGTACGTACGCAGCCCGCTTCCCTCAAGCGCTGTCGCGAACTTGGGATCTTCGGCGTACAGCGCTCGCTCCATCTGCTCGAGCATGCGCTGCTCGTGCTCCGAGAGCGGCACGGAGTCCTCCTCATCGTGCAGTCGCCGGGGGCGACCGGGGGTCCCCTTCAGGATAGGCAGGGAATCGCCCCCGTGAAACCCGCCCCTCTGCGCCAACTTCGCCAAACCGGACCTTCACATCGCTCCGGCTCACTGAAGCGTGCATTCCCCAGTGGCCGAACCGTCATGCAGGACGGTGTCCCTCGATCATACGGCGCCTGTAGCCCGTTCGGGGGGCCTGTGGCGTACTCCATCTGCGGCTGCGTCGCTGATCAGCAGGGCAGCCCCGGCCGCATCTCAG
This window contains:
- a CDS encoding transglutaminase TgpA family protein, with amino-acid sequence MSGRARLALCATAATLMASGALLPLVDPATWFLQAVILLAVQSGAGALARRVPLARVLTVAVQALVSLLLLTLVFAREQAVAGILPGPEVFRRFGMLLEAGGDDVGRYAIPAPLSDGIRLMLVGGVLVIGLAVDALAVTFRTAAPAGLPLLALYSVAAGLSGDGAGWLWFLLAAAGYLLLLLAEGRDRISAWGRVFGGAARAPGRVSGGLESNTGAIAPVRTGRRIGALALGIALVVPLALPALDGGLLGGSGGPGGSGSGGGGTISAVNPLVALQDSLNQPEDREVLSYRTNAERTDELYLRIVSLDQFDGTTWKTTVRRIEDVPSPLPDPRGLFPEVRRTEVRTTISAADGYAQNWLPMPFPASQVEIDGRWRYEPVGRALVGDRGQTTRGAEYQVRSLVVEPTAEQLANASSPPSDLRREFTKVPDSLPGMVADTARQVTKGASNPYEQAVKLQDYFASDGGFTYNTQVRAGSGPAAIEKFLKQKEGFCVHFSFAMASMARTLGIPARVAVGFTPGSARADGSMSVGLRDAHAWPELYFEGVGWTRFEPTPSRGSVPEYTRSDVPSDDASDPDSPAPSRAAEPSTAPSASDSCPPDMRKQGGCESAAPQIAAGSGGDGPPVGTIVLVALAALLVITVPLLPLLWRTRVRTARLGSGGRTPSDTAARTLAAWREVTDTAWDHGIEPDESQTPRKAAARIVRIGQLPAGPAEAVHRVATSVEQVLYAPDPRLPVAGLSDDVRRVREGLHASSTRSARLRAALAPRSAARVVWAVSDRWTAFSARWSERVAKRWTALTRRLPRRASQQEG
- a CDS encoding DUF3040 domain-containing protein; translation: MPLSEHEQRMLEQMERALYAEDPKFATALEGSGLRTYTRKRVYQAVVGFLVGIALLMAGMVAQQIWISVVGFLVMLGCAVLAVTGWRKAPKPGEQPSGAAAAQGGPQARRQTRQRRSVMDRIEQRWQRRRDEQQGGQ